The following proteins are encoded in a genomic region of Fimbriimonadaceae bacterium:
- a CDS encoding cell division protein SepF, protein MEETIEKPGIFTRLANWMGRHHDDELTDEAEPTTPNGNSPFRVHTMHRYVVTVRRQIEQFQDAVAAADGLKRGEQQVLNLSKASPELREKIKDFMCGVNYTAEGTWEELGEHVFLLAPASAFVEVAPSSPRSDAARN, encoded by the coding sequence ATGGAAGAGACGATCGAGAAACCGGGGATTTTCACCCGCTTGGCCAACTGGATGGGCCGTCACCACGACGACGAGCTGACCGACGAGGCCGAACCCACCACCCCCAACGGTAACTCACCGTTCCGCGTGCACACGATGCACCGTTATGTGGTCACGGTGCGGAGGCAGATCGAACAGTTCCAAGACGCCGTCGCCGCGGCCGACGGTCTGAAGAGGGGCGAGCAACAAGTGCTCAACCTTTCAAAAGCTTCGCCGGAGTTACGCGAGAAGATCAAGGATTTTATGTGTGGTGTCAACTACACTGCTGAGGGCACCTGGGAGGAACTGGGTGAACACGTTTTCCTTCTCGCCCCCGCGAGCGCCTTTGTCGAGGTCGCTCCGTCTTCGCCACGGTCTGACGCCGCCCGGAATTGA
- a CDS encoding alpha/beta hydrolase codes for MALVSLVAALALTSARAPTVTKNIVYRKVAGVELALDLYRPAGDAKVPVVLVVHGGGWTGGKREEMAPLCEMMANEGLAAATLTYRLSPAFRWPAHFEDCQAAVRFLRANAAKYNLSTEKAGAAGASAGGHLSLLLGMRDTLEKGAENADQSSRVQAVFNIFGPVDVSQDFNKAIADMLSKQVIGKAFSEAVEEAKEFSPITYVSATSAPVFTLHGMVDPLVPVRQADRLTEAYSKVGVECVTFLVPKLGHTIDLKNPSCVQAVKDGVAFLKRHLTSP; via the coding sequence ATGGCACTGGTCAGTCTTGTCGCGGCGCTGGCTCTCACCTCGGCCCGGGCCCCGACCGTCACCAAGAACATCGTATACCGGAAGGTCGCCGGCGTCGAGCTCGCCCTCGACCTCTACCGCCCCGCCGGGGACGCCAAGGTCCCTGTCGTGCTGGTGGTCCACGGCGGCGGATGGACGGGCGGCAAGCGCGAGGAGATGGCCCCCCTGTGTGAGATGATGGCCAACGAAGGCTTGGCCGCCGCCACCCTCACCTACCGCTTGTCTCCTGCGTTCCGATGGCCCGCCCATTTCGAGGACTGCCAGGCGGCCGTCCGCTTCCTGCGGGCCAACGCCGCCAAATACAACCTGTCGACGGAGAAGGCCGGTGCGGCTGGGGCCAGCGCCGGCGGGCACCTGAGCTTGCTCCTCGGCATGCGCGACACGCTGGAGAAAGGGGCCGAGAACGCCGACCAGTCGAGCCGTGTCCAGGCCGTCTTCAACATCTTCGGGCCCGTCGACGTCAGTCAGGATTTCAACAAGGCCATCGCCGACATGCTGTCCAAGCAGGTGATCGGCAAGGCATTCTCCGAGGCGGTCGAAGAGGCCAAGGAGTTCAGTCCGATCACCTACGTCAGCGCGACGTCGGCCCCCGTCTTCACGCTCCACGGCATGGTCGACCCCCTTGTGCCGGTCCGCCAGGCCGACCGTTTGACCGAGGCGTACAGCAAGGTCGGAGTCGAGTGCGTGACGTTTCTGGTGCCTAAACTCGGACACACGATCGACTTAAAGAACCCCTCCTGCGTCCAGGCGGTGAAGGACGGCGTGGCCTTTCTCAAACGGCACTTGACTTCGCCCTAG
- a CDS encoding Gfo/Idh/MocA family oxidoreductase has product MKRAVIVGAGSMGRTWGHNLNRCPDVQVVGWVDLDVARAGDAAKEVGFEHLNIGGDLGKVLAETRPDFVVDVTVPEAHRDVTVQALEAGCPVLGEKPMALTMAHAKDMVAASEKTGLLYMVSQSRRYNPDMVTYRELVRQVGPLGVLNVDFYLGPHFGGFRDEMGSPLVADMAIHTFDQARFLSGSDAVSVYAEEYNPAWSWMKGDANATCLFEMEGGLRFTYRGSWVAEGCNTSWEGDWRAVGAKGSATWDGAQGFAGEVAEGDEGFMRPQRKLSPSSQPAGFKQAIEGSLAEFLAALDGGPTPQGECHDNIQSVAMVCAAIESARRRERVMVGEMLA; this is encoded by the coding sequence ATGAAGCGGGCCGTCATCGTCGGGGCGGGGAGCATGGGCCGCACGTGGGGCCACAACCTCAACCGGTGCCCGGACGTCCAAGTCGTGGGCTGGGTCGACCTGGACGTCGCCCGCGCCGGAGACGCGGCCAAGGAAGTCGGGTTTGAGCACCTCAACATCGGCGGCGACCTGGGCAAAGTCCTTGCCGAAACCAGACCAGACTTCGTCGTCGACGTGACCGTCCCGGAAGCGCACCGAGACGTCACTGTCCAAGCTTTGGAGGCAGGATGCCCGGTACTCGGTGAAAAGCCGATGGCCCTGACGATGGCCCACGCCAAAGACATGGTCGCCGCGAGCGAGAAGACCGGCCTTCTCTACATGGTCAGCCAAAGCCGTCGGTACAACCCGGACATGGTCACCTACCGTGAGCTTGTCCGGCAGGTCGGCCCGCTCGGTGTCTTGAACGTTGACTTCTATCTGGGCCCCCACTTTGGCGGCTTCCGCGACGAGATGGGCAGCCCTCTTGTCGCCGACATGGCGATCCATACCTTCGACCAGGCCCGGTTCCTGTCGGGGTCGGACGCCGTCAGCGTGTACGCGGAGGAGTACAACCCGGCGTGGAGTTGGATGAAGGGCGACGCCAACGCGACTTGTCTCTTTGAGATGGAGGGTGGTCTGCGGTTCACTTACCGGGGCAGTTGGGTGGCGGAAGGTTGCAACACCAGCTGGGAAGGCGATTGGCGCGCCGTCGGCGCGAAGGGGTCGGCGACTTGGGACGGTGCCCAGGGATTCGCGGGAGAGGTGGCCGAGGGCGACGAGGGGTTCATGCGGCCCCAGCGAAAGCTCTCTCCTTCGTCCCAGCCGGCCGGGTTCAAGCAAGCGATCGAAGGGTCGCTGGCCGAGTTCTTGGCCGCACTGGACGGTGGCCCCACGCCGCAGGGGGAATGCCACGACAACATCCAAAGCGTGGCGATGGTCTGCGCGGCGATCGAGTCGGCCCGTCGGCGGGAACGGGTCATGGTCGGCGAGATGCTTGCTTGA
- the trpE gene encoding anthranilate synthase component I: MVSPSRDEYAKWAGLGGPVPVTLDVLADTTTPLGAYWKISHDEKYSFFLESVTGGEQIARYSFMGARPRSVLRAKDGHATVVTADGHVAVNRDDVQDPLALLRDLLPRVADELTAGLPKFLGGAVGMVAYDYVRTIEKLDRSTEDDLHVPDVAMLVTDTVVAFDHAKNLYRIIALADGTPDGYDRAVAEVERLRSRLLGPLPKLPSGQFPVHTVEANVTQEEFEANVTRIIAYIGAGDGLQMLPSVRFKTQLDAHPLTLYRALRSLNPSPYMFTFRMGDFDIVGASPELLVGLEGRTARVRPIAGTRWRGASQEEDNKLAEELLSDEKERAEHVMLIDLGRNDLGRVCDFGTVVVDDMMVVERYSHVMHIVSQVHGRLRDGLDAVDLLRSAFPAGTVTGAPKVRAMQIIEELERTRRGLYGGAVGYFSQNGDLDTAIALRTVLVKDGTAYVQAGAGIVWDSKPDYEWRECHNKAKACLRAIESAQAGL, from the coding sequence ATGGTCTCACCGTCGCGTGACGAATACGCGAAATGGGCCGGACTCGGCGGCCCCGTCCCAGTCACGCTGGACGTCCTGGCGGACACGACCACGCCCCTCGGCGCCTACTGGAAGATTTCGCACGACGAGAAGTACTCCTTCTTCCTGGAAAGCGTCACCGGTGGCGAACAGATCGCCCGCTACTCCTTCATGGGCGCGAGACCGCGTTCGGTGCTGCGCGCCAAAGACGGCCATGCGACGGTCGTCACCGCCGACGGCCATGTCGCCGTCAACCGTGACGACGTCCAAGACCCCCTGGCCCTGCTCCGCGACCTCCTGCCCCGGGTCGCCGACGAGCTCACCGCCGGGCTACCCAAGTTCTTGGGCGGAGCCGTCGGCATGGTGGCGTACGACTACGTCCGCACCATCGAGAAGCTCGACCGCTCCACCGAAGACGACCTCCACGTGCCCGACGTGGCGATGCTCGTCACCGACACGGTGGTCGCCTTCGACCACGCCAAAAACCTCTATCGGATCATCGCCCTGGCCGACGGCACTCCAGACGGCTATGACCGTGCCGTGGCCGAAGTGGAGCGACTTCGTAGCCGCCTCCTCGGCCCGTTGCCCAAGCTGCCGAGCGGGCAGTTCCCCGTGCACACCGTCGAAGCCAATGTCACCCAAGAAGAGTTCGAGGCCAACGTCACGCGGATCATCGCTTACATCGGGGCCGGTGACGGCCTGCAGATGTTGCCGAGCGTCCGGTTCAAGACCCAACTTGACGCCCACCCCCTGACCCTGTACCGGGCCTTGCGGTCGCTCAACCCTTCCCCCTACATGTTCACGTTCCGCATGGGGGACTTCGACATCGTCGGCGCCTCGCCCGAACTCCTCGTCGGTCTGGAAGGCCGGACCGCCCGGGTCCGACCGATCGCGGGGACACGGTGGCGCGGTGCCAGCCAAGAGGAAGACAACAAGCTGGCCGAAGAACTCCTGTCCGACGAGAAGGAACGGGCGGAACACGTCATGCTCATCGACCTTGGCCGTAACGATCTCGGCAGGGTCTGCGACTTTGGTACGGTCGTCGTCGACGACATGATGGTCGTCGAACGGTATAGCCACGTCATGCACATTGTCAGCCAAGTCCACGGTCGTTTGCGTGACGGGCTTGACGCCGTGGATTTGTTACGCTCGGCGTTCCCTGCAGGCACCGTGACCGGCGCACCTAAGGTGCGGGCCATGCAGATTATCGAAGAGCTGGAGCGGACCCGCCGCGGACTCTACGGGGGGGCCGTCGGCTACTTCAGCCAGAACGGTGACCTAGACACGGCCATCGCGCTCAGGACGGTGCTGGTCAAGGACGGGACTGCCTATGTCCAGGCGGGGGCGGGGATCGTCTGGGACTCCAAGCCCGACTACGAATGGCGGGAATGCCACAACAAGGCCAAAGCATGCCTGCGTGCCATCGAGTCGGCCCAGGCTGGCCTCTAG
- a CDS encoding J domain-containing protein: MPQDYYATLGLKKGADDKEIKSAYRRLARKYHPDLNPNDPAAEAKFKEVGEAYEVLSDPEKRKKYDMFGANWEHGGFGGGGPGGGTQYRAGDGFESIFEQFFGGMGVETPFSSHRPRQVAPSDVETHLDVTLEEVDTGTTRKLHYETRDACGQCRGSGTVKLTNGQPGDCPTCRGSGTVRNDRRVEVKVPAGIADGKKLRLSGRGVTGSNGKSGDLYVAVRVLAHPRFRRRDDDLEVDVEVDYVTAALGGEVRVPTLTGSGTIRVPEGTQAGQLFRLKGRGLAKMGGAGRGDLMARAKVTVPKRLDPAERKLLEQIRTKVAGR; this comes from the coding sequence ATGCCGCAGGACTACTACGCCACACTTGGACTGAAGAAGGGGGCCGACGACAAGGAGATCAAGTCGGCCTACCGACGCTTGGCCCGCAAGTACCACCCCGACTTGAATCCCAACGACCCGGCTGCCGAGGCCAAGTTCAAGGAAGTCGGCGAGGCGTACGAAGTCTTGAGCGACCCCGAAAAGCGCAAAAAGTACGACATGTTCGGCGCCAACTGGGAGCACGGCGGCTTCGGGGGCGGCGGCCCGGGGGGAGGCACCCAATACCGGGCCGGCGACGGGTTCGAGTCGATCTTCGAGCAGTTCTTCGGCGGCATGGGCGTCGAGACGCCGTTTTCCAGCCATCGACCGCGCCAAGTTGCCCCGTCGGACGTCGAGACTCATCTCGACGTGACCCTGGAAGAGGTGGACACGGGCACGACGCGCAAACTGCATTACGAGACCAGGGACGCCTGCGGCCAGTGCCGGGGGTCCGGCACCGTCAAGCTGACGAACGGCCAACCGGGCGACTGCCCCACGTGCCGGGGTTCGGGCACGGTGCGTAACGACCGGAGAGTCGAGGTCAAGGTGCCCGCCGGGATCGCCGACGGCAAAAAGCTGCGCCTGTCCGGGCGGGGTGTGACGGGTAGCAACGGCAAGAGCGGCGACCTTTATGTGGCTGTCCGCGTCCTCGCCCACCCTCGGTTCCGCCGCCGTGACGACGACCTGGAAGTCGATGTTGAAGTGGACTACGTGACCGCCGCGCTTGGCGGTGAGGTGAGGGTGCCGACCTTGACCGGTTCGGGCACGATCCGGGTTCCCGAAGGCACCCAAGCAGGCCAACTGTTCCGACTGAAAGGCAGGGGACTGGCCAAAATGGGCGGCGCGGGCCGCGGCGACCTTATGGCCCGGGCCAAGGTGACCGTGCCCAAGCGACTCGACCCGGCGGAACGAAAACTGTTGGAGCAGATCCGCACCAAGGTGGCGGGACGATGA
- a CDS encoding low molecular weight phosphotyrosine protein phosphatase: MARPVSVLFVCTGNICRSPMAEAVCRHLAAARGMDVVVDGAGVAAYHIGERPHRLTLKTLADHGVTPPGVARQVRSQDFEDFDHIVAMDRGHRAELLAWPGADPEKVTLLHDWSPAEVPADVPDPYYGPPSEYETVYRLVTAGSKAILDRIESGELPGRSR; the protein is encoded by the coding sequence ATGGCGAGACCGGTCAGTGTCCTGTTTGTCTGCACGGGAAACATTTGCCGGAGCCCGATGGCCGAGGCGGTCTGTCGCCACCTGGCTGCCGCCCGCGGGATGGACGTTGTGGTGGACGGGGCCGGGGTTGCCGCGTACCACATCGGCGAACGCCCCCACCGTCTGACCCTCAAGACCCTTGCCGACCATGGGGTGACGCCCCCGGGGGTGGCGCGACAAGTCCGGTCTCAAGACTTCGAGGACTTCGACCACATCGTCGCGATGGACCGTGGCCACCGGGCGGAGCTCCTCGCTTGGCCAGGAGCCGACCCCGAAAAGGTCACCCTCCTCCATGACTGGTCGCCGGCCGAGGTGCCGGCCGACGTCCCTGACCCCTACTACGGGCCTCCGTCCGAATACGAGACGGTTTACCGGCTGGTCACAGCCGGGAGCAAGGCGATTCTGGATCGGATCGAGTCGGGCGAGTTGCCCGGGCGGAGCCGCTGA
- a CDS encoding LacI family DNA-binding transcriptional regulator translates to MNARNDKPGRVTLRDVAALAGVSVQTASHVMAGNMTVRLPESTRERVRAAAATLHYRPNRHAVAIRRGKTDVIGIWMPINRPIITYLRMLQAVSECANSSGYELMIVGLDRSEAVRPNGSIPADWPVDGIMTIDSGKAAERYRSDGSTLSTPICVLGLEQVANGDRVCWDLRSSVEQSVKTMIERGRTRVVHVTPRWIMDGFPREQRRLAYTTAMEEAGLEPRFIPCDDEASPGAHEAVARWLAEGNTADGFFGFTDTCAVGAAKATLKAGLRIPEDIAVWGVGDYPTAMDFNVPISTISAPITPIIQHAWQFLIERIEGKAPDENRLHMFPMSFVERDSTLV, encoded by the coding sequence ATGAACGCTCGGAACGACAAGCCTGGCCGCGTGACATTGCGCGACGTCGCCGCCTTGGCCGGGGTGTCTGTCCAAACCGCCAGCCACGTCATGGCCGGCAACATGACCGTCCGCCTTCCGGAGTCCACCAGGGAGCGGGTGAGGGCGGCGGCGGCGACCCTCCACTACCGTCCCAACCGCCACGCCGTGGCGATCCGCCGCGGAAAGACCGACGTCATCGGCATCTGGATGCCGATCAACCGTCCCATCATCACCTACCTGCGCATGCTACAAGCGGTCAGCGAGTGCGCGAACAGTTCCGGCTACGAGCTCATGATCGTCGGGCTCGACCGTTCGGAGGCGGTCCGTCCCAACGGCTCCATTCCCGCCGACTGGCCCGTCGACGGCATCATGACCATCGACTCCGGCAAAGCCGCCGAACGCTACCGCTCCGACGGGTCGACGCTCTCCACACCGATCTGTGTGCTGGGCCTTGAGCAGGTCGCGAACGGCGACCGCGTGTGCTGGGACCTGCGCTCGTCCGTCGAACAGTCGGTCAAGACGATGATCGAGCGAGGCAGGACGCGTGTCGTGCACGTCACGCCCCGCTGGATCATGGACGGGTTCCCCCGTGAACAACGACGCCTGGCCTATACGACCGCGATGGAGGAGGCCGGACTTGAACCTCGCTTCATCCCGTGCGACGACGAAGCGAGCCCCGGTGCCCATGAAGCGGTCGCCCGGTGGCTTGCCGAGGGCAACACGGCGGACGGATTCTTCGGGTTCACCGACACCTGCGCCGTCGGCGCGGCCAAGGCGACCCTGAAAGCAGGGCTCCGTATCCCCGAGGACATCGCTGTCTGGGGGGTCGGCGACTACCCCACCGCCATGGACTTCAATGTGCCGATCTCCACGATCTCCGCACCGATCACACCGATCATCCAGCACGCGTGGCAGTTCTTGATCGAGCGGATCGAAGGCAAGGCTCCCGACGAGAACCGCCTGCACATGTTCCCCATGAGCTTTGTCGAACGGGATTCGACCCTCGTCTGA
- a CDS encoding leucyl aminopeptidase family protein, whose protein sequence is MPTTFTHGRAGRPDAIVILQFADSRPSIGFEPEVVEALRRLEWDGDPGQVVEAFPANGPRVFVLGLGKSAAFTLKSAHKAFAALGRRLAKAKLEAVHIESDAVESADMAGRVCGEALGLLSWTPAEHKGTGTPADPAVETKVCGLQEAFDRALTTGFALAASANYARSLANTPPNVATPLWMAEQATKLAGQFGLDVKVVAGDALAKEGLVGLETVGRASVNPPCLVQVTYTPQGGSGAPVVLLGKTITFDTGGLSIKDRMGMRGMKGDKAGGCAVLGAMHAVATVVKPSFPVVGLLVCAENSVGSDAVRPDDVVTYRDGTTVEVTNTDAEGRLVLADGLCWAQDLLAPACVVDIATLTGGVVVALGNVRGGVFANDDALARQLEDAGEATGERLWRLPLDPEYKDQMKSEVADLVNSNLGKGAHAPCAAAFLGAFVKPETRWGHIDMAGMGKVDKPTGAIAPGPTGYGARLLAQFVKEWKA, encoded by the coding sequence GTGCCAACGACGTTCACCCACGGCCGGGCAGGCCGACCCGACGCCATCGTCATCCTCCAGTTCGCCGATTCCCGTCCTTCCATCGGCTTTGAGCCCGAAGTCGTCGAAGCCCTGCGACGCCTCGAATGGGACGGTGACCCAGGCCAGGTCGTCGAGGCCTTTCCCGCCAACGGGCCGCGGGTGTTCGTCTTGGGGCTCGGGAAGTCCGCTGCGTTCACGCTCAAGTCCGCCCATAAGGCGTTCGCCGCCCTTGGACGGCGGCTCGCCAAGGCCAAGCTAGAGGCTGTCCACATCGAATCTGACGCCGTCGAGTCGGCCGATATGGCGGGCCGCGTGTGCGGCGAGGCGCTGGGCCTGCTCAGCTGGACCCCCGCCGAGCACAAGGGGACGGGCACACCGGCGGACCCCGCCGTCGAAACCAAGGTCTGCGGCCTGCAGGAGGCCTTTGACCGTGCGCTCACGACTGGGTTCGCCCTGGCGGCCTCAGCCAACTACGCCCGCAGCCTGGCTAACACCCCGCCCAATGTGGCCACGCCACTCTGGATGGCTGAGCAGGCGACAAAACTGGCCGGCCAATTCGGCTTGGACGTTAAGGTCGTCGCCGGTGACGCGTTGGCCAAGGAGGGGCTTGTCGGCCTGGAGACGGTCGGCCGAGCCAGCGTCAACCCACCCTGCCTGGTGCAAGTCACCTACACTCCGCAAGGCGGCAGTGGGGCGCCCGTCGTCCTCCTTGGCAAGACGATCACCTTCGACACCGGGGGCCTCTCCATCAAAGACCGGATGGGCATGCGGGGAATGAAGGGCGACAAGGCGGGCGGTTGCGCCGTGCTGGGGGCGATGCACGCCGTGGCGACCGTCGTCAAACCGTCGTTTCCTGTCGTCGGGCTTCTTGTTTGCGCCGAGAACTCGGTCGGGTCCGACGCGGTCAGGCCCGACGATGTCGTGACCTACCGTGACGGGACCACCGTCGAGGTCACCAACACGGACGCCGAGGGCCGGCTCGTCCTGGCCGACGGCCTCTGCTGGGCGCAAGACCTCTTGGCTCCGGCATGTGTCGTCGACATCGCCACGCTGACCGGCGGCGTCGTGGTTGCCTTGGGAAATGTCCGCGGCGGAGTCTTTGCCAACGACGACGCTTTGGCCCGACAGTTGGAGGACGCCGGCGAAGCGACCGGAGAACGGTTGTGGAGGTTGCCTCTTGACCCCGAGTACAAGGACCAAATGAAGTCGGAGGTGGCCGACCTCGTCAACTCAAACCTCGGCAAGGGTGCCCACGCTCCTTGCGCGGCGGCGTTCCTCGGCGCGTTTGTCAAGCCCGAGACCCGCTGGGGCCACATCGACATGGCGGGCATGGGCAAGGTCGACAAGCCGACCGGCGCGATCGCCCCCGGCCCGACCGGCTACGGCGCGAGGCTTCTCGCCCAGTTTGTCAAGGAGTGGAAAGCGTGA
- a CDS encoding sugar phosphate isomerase/epimerase: protein MFSTRTGGFPIGFRRGWSPWQQDLAALTGWATSHGMACVDLGADAGQVAAVVAAGLKVGSADLKAWQALLSEDQGKQAAAVEENAAHVAACAAHGVKCFFIVMLPEDPDKPRPENFAHMVRGMQMLAPHLERHGAAVVVEGWPGPGALACTPEGYRRLFQEVPSPAMAVNFDPSHLIRMGIDATRFLEEFAPRVKHVHGKDTELIAEGLYEYGHEQPPTFGRPHGFGNMSWRYTIPGHGCFRWVRGFEILRDAGYGGFVSIELEDENFNTDEAGEMAGLLAGAQFLSTC from the coding sequence ATGTTTTCGACACGGACGGGCGGCTTTCCCATTGGGTTCCGACGTGGCTGGAGCCCTTGGCAACAGGATTTGGCCGCGCTGACCGGCTGGGCGACCAGTCATGGCATGGCCTGTGTCGACCTGGGGGCGGACGCCGGCCAAGTCGCTGCCGTCGTGGCGGCCGGGCTGAAGGTCGGCTCTGCCGACCTCAAGGCGTGGCAAGCCCTCCTGAGCGAGGACCAAGGCAAGCAAGCCGCCGCCGTCGAGGAGAACGCCGCCCACGTCGCCGCGTGCGCGGCCCATGGGGTCAAGTGCTTCTTTATTGTCATGCTGCCCGAAGACCCCGACAAACCTCGTCCCGAGAACTTCGCCCACATGGTGAGGGGCATGCAGATGCTCGCCCCTCACCTGGAGCGACATGGCGCGGCTGTTGTGGTGGAAGGCTGGCCGGGGCCAGGCGCCCTGGCGTGCACTCCCGAAGGGTACCGGCGCTTGTTCCAGGAAGTCCCCAGCCCGGCGATGGCGGTGAACTTCGACCCCTCGCACCTGATCCGGATGGGGATTGACGCGACGCGGTTCCTGGAAGAGTTTGCCCCCCGGGTCAAACACGTCCACGGCAAAGACACGGAGTTGATCGCGGAAGGACTGTATGAGTACGGCCACGAGCAACCCCCCACCTTTGGCCGGCCGCACGGCTTCGGCAACATGTCGTGGCGCTACACCATCCCGGGTCACGGATGCTTCCGGTGGGTGCGTGGCTTTGAGATCCTGCGCGACGCCGGATACGGCGGCTTTGTCAGCATCGAACTTGAGGACGAGAACTTCAACACCGACGAGGCGGGCGAGATGGCCGGGCTCCTCGCCGGGGCCCAGTTCCTGTCGACTTGCTGA
- a CDS encoding HDOD domain-containing protein — MDLASLEIRMTRGENLPMLPQAVSATLRLVDDPNSSQRDLEKALETDVAITAKIIRAANSAYYGGNDVSSVGRAISFLGMTAVRSIVVGIAMQQMMSGKSQVRNFDKLAFWRHSLATAVGGRILGKLRMPAKSEELYCAGMIHDIGLIVFERYLPSDLDECLARSKTTGVPLHLTEMEVLGYNHAEVGGLLAKKWQMTEAIQNAVRWHHEPSSDTKNYKTSILVAAANALAHECGFANSQRENCQELDYEMASGIDMPMEQVDVIRQVMMTEVGKAQESFQIAA, encoded by the coding sequence ATGGACTTGGCGAGCCTGGAGATTCGGATGACTCGGGGTGAAAACCTGCCGATGTTGCCCCAGGCGGTCAGCGCGACCTTACGGCTTGTCGACGACCCGAACAGCTCGCAACGCGACCTTGAGAAGGCGCTGGAGACTGACGTCGCCATCACCGCCAAGATCATCCGCGCGGCAAACTCGGCGTACTACGGCGGAAACGACGTCAGCAGCGTGGGCCGAGCGATCAGCTTCCTTGGTATGACGGCAGTCCGCTCCATCGTCGTCGGCATCGCCATGCAGCAGATGATGTCGGGCAAATCACAAGTCCGCAACTTCGACAAGCTGGCCTTTTGGCGGCATTCCCTTGCGACGGCGGTCGGCGGGCGGATTCTCGGAAAGCTGAGGATGCCGGCCAAGTCAGAGGAGTTGTACTGCGCGGGGATGATCCACGACATCGGCCTGATCGTCTTTGAACGGTATCTGCCGTCCGATTTGGACGAGTGTCTCGCGCGGTCGAAGACGACGGGAGTGCCCTTGCACCTGACCGAGATGGAGGTCCTTGGATACAACCACGCCGAGGTCGGTGGCCTGCTCGCCAAGAAGTGGCAGATGACCGAGGCGATCCAGAACGCGGTCCGCTGGCACCACGAGCCGTCGTCGGACACGAAGAACTACAAGACGTCCATCCTCGTCGCCGCGGCCAACGCCTTGGCCCACGAGTGCGGGTTCGCCAACAGCCAACGCGAGAACTGCCAGGAGCTTGACTACGAGATGGCCAGCGGCATCGACATGCCGATGGAACAGGTGGACGTGATACGCCAAGTGATGATGACTGAGGTCGGCAAGGCTCAGGAAAGCTTCCAGATCGCCGCCTGA
- a CDS encoding YggS family pyridoxal phosphate-dependent enzyme has translation MDGLAGRLKAVKDRIARACDVCGRDPASVTLVAVSKTVGVEAVLAAYDLGVRDFGESRWQEAQTKVHVVPTDARWHFIGRLQSNKTQAVAGSFDVLHTLENDRQLEQLDHASRVVDGLVQVNLGREPQKSGVFSEDLDDMVRRVSKHRQVRFRGLMTIGPAEASPEETRRLFRDLAEMNHRLGGEWLSMGMSHDLESAVQEGSTHVRIGTALFGGRA, from the coding sequence ATGGACGGATTGGCGGGCCGCCTCAAGGCCGTCAAGGACAGGATCGCGCGGGCATGCGACGTGTGCGGCCGCGACCCGGCGTCCGTCACCCTTGTCGCGGTCAGCAAGACAGTGGGCGTCGAGGCGGTCCTCGCCGCCTACGATTTGGGGGTCCGTGACTTTGGCGAGAGCAGGTGGCAGGAAGCGCAGACAAAGGTCCACGTCGTGCCGACGGACGCCAGGTGGCACTTCATTGGGCGTCTGCAATCAAACAAGACCCAGGCTGTCGCGGGGTCCTTTGATGTGCTCCATACGCTCGAAAACGATCGCCAGCTGGAACAATTGGACCACGCAAGCCGCGTTGTGGACGGATTGGTCCAGGTCAATCTGGGACGAGAACCACAAAAGTCCGGTGTTTTTTCGGAAGACCTTGACGATATGGTCCGTCGTGTGTCAAAACATCGTCAGGTTCGCTTCCGTGGGTTGATGACTATCGGCCCGGCGGAGGCAAGTCCGGAAGAGACGAGGCGCTTGTTTCGCGACTTGGCTGAGATGAACCACCGGTTGGGTGGCGAGTGGCTGAGTATGGGAATGAGCCACGATCTGGAGTCGGCGGTCCAAGAGGGATCGACCCACGTGAGGATCGGCACGGCGCTCTTCGGGGGCAGGGCCTGA
- a CDS encoding helix-turn-helix transcriptional regulator, which translates to MSEKRRPVYMIGVAAELCGVHPQTLRQYERLGLVIPARVGAKNRLYSMDDIDRVRRIQRLTQELGVNLAGVEIILRLLDDMDAMRTEFEDQFQEFVRDVEVRMQAHMASSNAPVRPDHTLFPVPKVRAVRKPDI; encoded by the coding sequence ATGAGCGAGAAACGCCGTCCGGTGTACATGATCGGCGTCGCTGCCGAATTGTGTGGTGTCCACCCCCAGACATTGCGCCAGTACGAGCGCCTCGGCCTTGTCATCCCGGCCCGGGTCGGGGCCAAGAACCGGCTCTACAGCATGGACGACATCGACCGGGTGCGCCGGATCCAGCGCCTGACCCAAGAACTTGGCGTCAACCTGGCCGGAGTCGAGATCATCCTCCGTCTTCTCGACGACATGGACGCCATGCGCACCGAGTTTGAGGACCAGTTCCAGGAGTTTGTCCGCGACGTGGAGGTCAGGATGCAGGCCCATATGGCGAGCAGCAACGCCCCTGTCCGTCCCGACCACACCCTCTTCCCTGTTCCCAAGGTGAGGGCCGTCCGCAAGCCGGACATCTGA